One Mycobacterium marseillense DNA window includes the following coding sequences:
- a CDS encoding Gfo/Idh/MocA family protein produces MIRTAIVGLGKMGLSHLAILRTHPDLDVVGVCDSAGYLRDILAKYTGLDCYDDFDRMLTQTKADAVVVAVPSRLHAPMVEKALARGTHVFCEKPFVLDVADGERLVTLAEGNQLVTQVGYHCRFIGAFQEAARIVASGALGQVHHVRAEAYGPVVLRPKGSTWRGVKAEGGGALYDYACHAIDLMNFIAGVPRSVDGVVRHSVFSRDVDDEVYCTMRYDNGASGQLCVNWSDESFRKMSTKVSVWGTNGRVVADRQECQIYLREAHPGLEDLGAGWTIRYTTDLTEEVWYYLRGEEYSAQIDYFAQSIKSNRVNGENTFRSALDVDRVVDMITGGATAARPLPPAAANGSPRGSLRREIVARIRKLATSRAS; encoded by the coding sequence ATGATTCGAACGGCCATAGTCGGCCTGGGCAAGATGGGTCTTTCGCACCTTGCGATCCTTCGTACGCACCCGGACCTCGACGTGGTCGGCGTGTGTGACTCGGCCGGCTATCTGCGCGACATCCTGGCCAAATACACCGGTCTGGATTGCTACGACGATTTCGATCGGATGCTGACACAGACGAAGGCCGACGCGGTGGTCGTCGCCGTTCCATCGCGGCTGCATGCGCCGATGGTCGAAAAGGCCCTCGCCCGAGGCACACACGTCTTCTGCGAGAAGCCGTTCGTCCTCGATGTCGCGGATGGCGAGCGCCTGGTGACATTGGCGGAGGGCAATCAACTCGTCACGCAGGTCGGTTATCACTGCCGGTTCATCGGCGCCTTCCAGGAGGCGGCGCGAATCGTCGCGTCGGGCGCTCTCGGGCAGGTGCACCACGTGCGTGCCGAGGCATACGGCCCGGTGGTCCTTCGCCCGAAGGGAAGCACGTGGCGTGGCGTGAAAGCCGAAGGCGGCGGCGCCCTCTACGACTACGCCTGCCACGCCATCGATTTGATGAATTTTATCGCCGGCGTGCCCCGTTCGGTCGACGGGGTCGTCCGCCACAGCGTTTTCTCGCGCGACGTCGACGACGAGGTCTATTGCACGATGCGCTATGACAACGGCGCCAGCGGCCAGTTGTGCGTGAACTGGAGCGACGAGAGCTTTCGCAAGATGTCGACGAAGGTCTCGGTATGGGGAACCAACGGCCGCGTCGTCGCCGATCGGCAGGAATGCCAGATCTATCTGCGCGAGGCGCACCCCGGCCTTGAAGATCTGGGGGCGGGATGGACGATCCGGTACACGACCGATCTCACCGAAGAGGTCTGGTATTACCTTCGGGGTGAGGAGTATTCGGCGCAGATCGACTATTTCGCGCAGAGCATCAAGAGCAACCGGGTGAATGGCGAGAACACGTTTCGCTCGGCGCTCGACGTCGATCGGGTGGTCGACATGATCACCGGTGGCGCGACCGCCGCGCGCCCCCTGCCGCCGGCGGCGGCGAATGGGTCGCCGCGCGGCTCGTTGCGGCGCGAGATCGTCGCGCGCATCAGGAAGCTCGCCACCTCGAGGGCGTCGTGA
- a CDS encoding GMC oxidoreductase, translated as MIRDTKDFDHGMTIEADVVVIGAGPIGIATALELVGSGVRVALIESGLERNDRAAQALSMFDSRHDDYFHARSELTVRRQVGGTSALWGGRCLEFDPIDFEDRPITAQAPWPIGYDDVAPYLQRACDWAVCGRAAFNAREIPEIADRDLVGGLPDGDVRTTDLERWALPTRFGRHYRTALRNASLLTLWTGLTCTEIVTTAPGDSVDHLVVKALNGDEGRVVATDYIVATGGLEATRLLLASDRHHPGGLGNAGGHLGRWYMAHVEARVARVQFTTDAVIHGYERDGEGVYVRRRFTFDPRVLREAGMPNAAAWLVNPPISDPSHGSGILSGVYLTLISPVGRFLLAEAIREAHTKSDGSPRILAHLGNVVRDLFGSTRFAVAFCYARFVRRGRKAPGFFVKSADHRYLLQYHGEHLPHWESRVELTDERDALGMRRIRTRMHFSDADYASVRKAIAAIDEHLRRHGVGRVEWLTDDVEASVRAYMQKRTGFHQAGTTRMSTSPEGGVVDRHLQVHGVRGLYVASTSVLPTSSQANPTLLGIALGVRLAERLAKARIDCPSTDQR; from the coding sequence GTGATTCGCGACACGAAGGACTTCGACCACGGCATGACGATCGAGGCGGACGTGGTGGTCATCGGGGCCGGCCCGATCGGCATCGCGACCGCGCTGGAACTCGTCGGGTCGGGCGTGCGGGTGGCCCTCATCGAAAGCGGTCTCGAGCGCAACGACCGTGCGGCGCAAGCGCTGTCGATGTTCGATTCGCGGCACGACGACTACTTCCATGCGCGCAGCGAGCTGACCGTCCGCCGGCAGGTCGGCGGAACCTCGGCGCTGTGGGGGGGACGCTGCCTCGAGTTCGACCCCATCGATTTCGAGGACCGACCCATCACCGCGCAGGCACCATGGCCCATCGGGTACGACGACGTCGCGCCGTATCTGCAGCGGGCGTGCGACTGGGCGGTGTGCGGCCGGGCGGCGTTCAACGCGCGCGAGATCCCCGAGATCGCGGATCGGGACCTGGTCGGGGGGCTCCCCGACGGCGACGTGCGCACGACCGACCTCGAGCGCTGGGCACTGCCAACCCGCTTCGGGCGCCACTACCGCACGGCGCTGCGAAACGCGTCCCTTCTCACGTTGTGGACCGGCCTCACCTGCACCGAGATCGTGACGACGGCACCCGGTGACTCCGTCGACCACCTGGTGGTCAAGGCACTGAATGGCGATGAGGGCAGGGTGGTTGCGACCGACTACATCGTCGCGACCGGGGGTTTGGAGGCCACCCGTTTGCTGCTGGCGTCGGATCGCCATCATCCCGGCGGGCTGGGGAATGCCGGCGGGCACCTGGGGCGCTGGTACATGGCGCACGTCGAGGCCCGCGTCGCGCGCGTGCAATTCACCACGGACGCCGTCATCCATGGATACGAGCGGGACGGGGAGGGTGTCTATGTTCGCCGGCGCTTCACCTTCGACCCACGCGTGCTGCGCGAGGCCGGAATGCCTAACGCCGCAGCCTGGTTGGTGAATCCGCCGATCAGCGACCCGAGCCACGGCAGCGGGATCCTGTCGGGTGTGTATTTGACGCTGATCTCGCCGGTCGGCCGTTTCCTGCTCGCGGAGGCGATCCGCGAGGCGCACACGAAGTCGGACGGTTCGCCACGGATCCTTGCGCACCTGGGCAACGTGGTGCGAGACCTGTTCGGCTCCACCCGATTCGCCGTCGCGTTCTGCTACGCGCGGTTCGTCCGCAGGGGACGCAAGGCACCCGGGTTTTTCGTGAAGAGCGCAGACCACCGCTACCTGCTGCAGTACCACGGTGAGCACCTTCCGCACTGGGAGAGTCGGGTCGAGCTGACCGACGAACGAGACGCCCTCGGCATGAGGAGGATTCGCACGCGCATGCACTTCTCCGACGCCGATTACGCGAGTGTGCGCAAGGCCATCGCCGCAATCGATGAACACCTTCGTCGCCACGGTGTGGGACGCGTGGAATGGCTCACCGATGACGTCGAGGCCTCCGTACGTGCCTACATGCAGAAGCGGACCGGTTTCCACCAGGCGGGAACGACCCGGATGTCGACATCACCGGAAGGCGGCGTGGTGGATCGGCACCTGCAAGTCCACGGCGTTCGCGGACTCTACGTTGCGAGCACCTCGGTTCTGCCGACATCGAGCCAGGCCAACCCGACACTGCTCGGGATCGCGCTGGGTGTGCGGCTCGCGGAGCGTTTGGCCAAGGCTCGAATCGACTGCCCGTCAACGGATCAACGATAG
- a CDS encoding glycosyltransferase family 4 protein, with protein sequence MIAVTHVGPDMYSIGGTQSVIRVLRDNKIGADDIRVLSTWNGNHHLKNLFLTARAAISLARTPRPAIVHFHISNGGAWLREGPLIRLARAKGFRVIVTLHGPDFPEFARSRPGFVGATLKRADHVILLSEEARAAVAEVAPTVRTAVVPNPIAVDRDAPGAGSTPPVALFAGTVGLRKGVDKLVAAWRLLLAEGIEGRCRIIGPIDDYAPPETERLSVEGAIHPDAVRALLRSVRVVVLPSFAEGMPMILTEALAGARPFVATPVGGTAEIAPDPGMLVPVDDVPALAKAIGRYLRDPELAERDGLRGQEHVAATRSPEVIDAELRRIYLGCDIAAG encoded by the coding sequence ATGATCGCAGTGACACACGTGGGACCCGACATGTACAGCATCGGGGGCACGCAATCCGTGATCCGGGTCTTACGCGACAACAAGATTGGCGCCGACGACATCCGGGTCCTGTCGACGTGGAACGGGAACCACCACCTCAAGAACCTGTTTCTCACGGCTCGTGCGGCGATTTCACTGGCCCGCACGCCTCGTCCCGCCATCGTGCACTTCCATATCTCCAACGGCGGGGCCTGGCTGCGCGAAGGACCGTTGATTCGATTGGCCAGGGCCAAGGGCTTCCGGGTGATCGTCACCCTCCATGGCCCCGACTTTCCCGAGTTCGCCCGGTCACGCCCTGGCTTCGTGGGCGCGACGTTGAAGCGGGCCGACCATGTGATCCTGTTGTCGGAAGAAGCGCGCGCCGCCGTTGCCGAGGTGGCGCCCACGGTGCGGACCGCCGTGGTGCCGAACCCGATCGCGGTCGACCGTGATGCACCCGGGGCCGGCTCTACGCCACCGGTGGCGCTCTTTGCGGGCACCGTCGGCCTTCGGAAAGGCGTCGACAAACTTGTCGCGGCCTGGCGGCTGCTTCTTGCCGAGGGCATCGAAGGCCGTTGTCGGATAATCGGTCCCATCGACGACTATGCCCCGCCCGAAACCGAACGGCTGAGCGTCGAAGGGGCCATCCACCCCGACGCGGTCCGCGCGCTGCTCCGCTCGGTCCGGGTGGTGGTGCTCCCGTCGTTCGCGGAGGGAATGCCGATGATCCTGACCGAAGCCCTCGCCGGCGCGCGCCCGTTCGTGGCGACGCCCGTCGGCGGGACGGCCGAGATCGCCCCCGACCCGGGCATGCTCGTCCCGGTCGACGATGTGCCCGCCCTGGCGAAGGCCATCGGTCGATACCTGCGCGACCCGGAGCTAGCCGAGCGTGACGGGTTACGCGGACAGGAGCACGTTGCGGCGACACGGAGCCCCGAAGTCATCGACGCCGAGCTCCGCCGGATCTACCTGGGCTGCGACATTGCGGCGGGTTGA
- a CDS encoding aldo/keto reductase yields the protein MQSPSRKERMAVLAGAVDSGITHFDTARMYGLGIAEAELGTFLRTLDRDSVTIATKFGIDVGGAARRFARFQAPARALLKSAPALRRIVKRRQAPPATARVYDAAGAARSLDESLAALGVDYVDILFVHAPRPQDTVAGDELREFFERAHQQGKIRAWGVSQDEGLEVDFVRAFAPRGVSQLRSDLLNPSPRPADIAFGVLDGPYRKLSGALRADPGLAGRWRETLQTDPLAPGELPRLILASSVGATGCRAMLYSSTRPQRVAEAAKAVSSPPDAETVTRFLALVKEFREGAAA from the coding sequence ATGCAGTCGCCGTCCCGGAAGGAACGGATGGCCGTGCTCGCCGGCGCCGTGGACAGCGGCATCACCCACTTCGACACCGCGCGGATGTACGGGCTGGGAATCGCCGAGGCGGAGCTGGGGACCTTCCTGCGCACCCTCGACCGCGACAGCGTGACCATTGCCACCAAATTCGGCATCGATGTCGGCGGTGCCGCGCGGCGGTTCGCCCGATTCCAGGCTCCGGCCCGAGCGCTGCTGAAAAGCGCGCCCGCGCTGCGCCGTATCGTCAAGCGGCGGCAGGCGCCGCCGGCGACCGCCCGGGTTTACGACGCGGCCGGCGCGGCTCGCAGCCTTGACGAGAGTCTGGCGGCGCTCGGCGTCGACTACGTCGACATCCTTTTCGTCCACGCGCCGAGGCCTCAGGACACCGTTGCCGGCGACGAACTCCGCGAATTCTTCGAGCGGGCGCACCAACAGGGAAAGATCCGCGCCTGGGGCGTCTCGCAAGACGAGGGGCTCGAGGTGGACTTCGTCCGCGCCTTCGCGCCGCGGGGAGTCAGCCAACTCCGCAGTGACTTGCTCAATCCTTCGCCGCGACCGGCCGATATCGCCTTCGGTGTACTCGACGGGCCGTACCGGAAGCTCTCCGGCGCCTTGCGTGCCGACCCCGGGCTGGCAGGCCGCTGGCGCGAAACCCTGCAGACCGATCCGCTGGCCCCCGGTGAGCTACCCAGACTGATTCTCGCGTCGTCGGTCGGTGCAACGGGTTGCCGCGCAATGCTTTACAGCAGCACCAGGCCGCAGCGGGTCGCCGAAGCCGCGAAGGCGGTTTCGTCGCCACCCGATGCCGAGACCGTGACGCGGTTCCTCGCTCTCGTCAAGGAGTTTCGGGAGGGCGCGGCCGCGTGA
- a CDS encoding O-antigen ligase family protein has product MIPYLRARHRLAVDGALLAIFVFGCFAFGVLSVRRTTEGVLLTAALFCVVVYWVKPEGMVGVTLFGAFAALPEGLHVGKVFGPLTIYAYHLAAILAICYLIPTAKPRSSDFLLPGILVVAVLCSAVTGFATGNPDLTVTREATTMIEMAIGFVLAMFVVYSGHVRWSIRVMIVILWFSAGMAIVSSLYAIRLAGRAESLEGTTGAGQAVRIILSTQTPATAVLSALVAAPIVGRVSPKAYLALGVPALSISLLSFSRNTLISMGVAAAVALLGSLSWAAMRRAVKTATVGLALVAVTVPGSLFLLQRSKTGAWLADQYIAFNQRVLGGVTSSALAVDDSALERLREINLLKETIAQAPVFGHGLGYVYQPPTGDDEFHRYLYPAYSHNFYLWWLAKAGAVGMAAFILFALTPVILALRCAPAPAKISAAVAAGLLAISAVWPLPEMPMDALGLGMALGAAMGYAGLRRRGIEGSRSEDDFAPAPITTPDPPLDARVGAIASP; this is encoded by the coding sequence GTGATCCCGTACCTGCGGGCCCGTCACCGCTTGGCAGTGGATGGCGCCCTGCTGGCGATCTTCGTGTTCGGGTGCTTCGCGTTCGGCGTGCTCTCGGTGCGCCGAACCACCGAGGGTGTGCTGCTGACCGCCGCGCTGTTCTGCGTGGTCGTGTACTGGGTGAAACCCGAAGGGATGGTGGGGGTCACGCTGTTCGGTGCGTTCGCGGCACTGCCAGAAGGCCTACACGTGGGGAAAGTCTTTGGCCCGCTGACGATTTACGCGTACCACCTGGCGGCCATCCTCGCGATCTGCTATCTGATCCCCACCGCGAAGCCGCGGTCGTCCGATTTCCTGCTGCCGGGAATATTGGTGGTGGCGGTGCTGTGTTCCGCGGTCACCGGGTTCGCCACCGGAAACCCCGACCTGACGGTGACCCGCGAAGCGACCACCATGATCGAAATGGCCATCGGCTTCGTCCTTGCGATGTTCGTCGTCTACAGCGGCCACGTCCGATGGTCGATCCGGGTGATGATCGTGATCCTGTGGTTTTCGGCGGGCATGGCGATCGTCAGCTCGCTGTACGCCATCCGGTTGGCCGGCCGGGCGGAAAGCCTGGAGGGCACGACGGGCGCCGGCCAGGCCGTGCGCATCATCCTGTCCACCCAGACGCCGGCAACCGCGGTACTGAGCGCGCTCGTCGCCGCACCGATCGTCGGCCGCGTCAGTCCCAAGGCGTATCTCGCGTTGGGCGTTCCCGCGCTGAGCATTTCGCTGCTGTCCTTCTCGCGCAACACGCTGATCTCCATGGGGGTGGCGGCTGCGGTCGCACTGCTGGGCAGCCTGAGTTGGGCGGCGATGCGGCGGGCCGTCAAGACCGCCACGGTCGGCCTGGCCCTCGTCGCGGTGACCGTGCCAGGGTCGCTGTTTTTGCTGCAACGTTCCAAGACCGGTGCGTGGCTTGCCGATCAGTACATCGCGTTCAATCAGCGGGTGCTCGGCGGCGTGACGTCGAGCGCACTCGCGGTCGACGATTCGGCGCTGGAACGACTCCGGGAAATCAATCTCCTCAAGGAGACCATCGCCCAGGCACCGGTTTTCGGCCACGGTCTGGGCTACGTGTACCAGCCGCCGACCGGCGACGACGAATTCCATCGGTACCTTTATCCCGCCTATTCCCACAACTTCTACCTGTGGTGGCTGGCCAAGGCCGGGGCGGTGGGCATGGCCGCGTTCATTCTGTTCGCGCTCACACCGGTGATCTTGGCGCTGCGCTGCGCCCCGGCGCCCGCAAAAATCAGTGCGGCGGTCGCTGCCGGCCTCCTGGCGATCTCCGCCGTGTGGCCGCTGCCCGAGATGCCGATGGACGCCTTGGGGTTGGGCATGGCGCTGGGAGCGGCGATGGGGTACGCCGGCTTACGGCGCCGGGGCATCGAAGGCAGCCGCTCCGAGGACGATTTCGCGCCGGCGCCGATCACTACGCCTGACCCACCCCTCGATGCCAGGGTCGGCGCGATCGCTTCCCCCTAG